The following are from one region of the Nicotiana tomentosiformis chromosome 7, ASM39032v3, whole genome shotgun sequence genome:
- the LOC104112171 gene encoding subtilisin-like protease SBT6.1 isoform X3 gives MKNVLVLLLTQRYMLSVFSQMLSSLQVSYTSWFLDAFNYAIATNMDVLNLSIGGPDYLDLPFVEKVWELTANNIIMVSAIGNDGPLYGTLNNPADQSDVIGVGGIDYSDHIASFSSRGMSTWEIPHGYGRVKPDIVAYGREIMGSKISTGCKSLSGTSVASPVVAGIVCLLVSIIPENKRKDILNPASVKQALVEGAAKLPGPNIYEQGAGRVNLLESFEILKSYEPRASIFPGVLDFTDCPYSWPFCRQPLYAGAMPVIFNATILNGMGVIGYVESPPTWHPFDEEGNLLSIHFTYSDVIWPWTGYLALHMQIKEEGAQFSGVIEGNVTVKIHSPPALGEKSRRSSTCVLQLKLKVVPTPPRSVRILWDQFHSIKYPPGYIPRDSLDVRNDILDWHGDHLHTNFHIMFDTLRDAGYYIETLGSPLTCFDARQYGTLLLVDLEDEYFPEEIKKLRDDVINSGLCVVVFADWYNVETMVKMRFFDDNTRSWWTPVTGGANIPALNDLLASFGIAFGNKILNGDFVLNGEQSRYASGTDILKFPRGGYLHSFPFMDSSESGATQNLLLSGMTKTDTPILGLLEVGGSRIAVYGDSNCLDSSHMVTNCYGLLKKMLDFTSTNIKDPVLFSDSLRQEKSLYADKNQLPTRRTDVNFSTYSRVVGKELICGRDSRFEVWGTKGYNLQVRGRNRRLPGYPVIDLGRGLNSTVDTPVSVLTNTTQNMDDSPGKYWGFFYRDDIDMPVLVATHWLVPAIVAITGLLILFWRMQKRRRRRRGSGSGRFTNL, from the exons ATGAAGAATGTCTTGGTTTTGCTCCTGACACAGAGATATATGCTTTCCGTGTTTTCACAGATGCTCAG CTCATTGCAGGTATCTTACACATCATGGTTTCTTGATGCATTCAATTACGCAATTGCAACCAACATGGATGTGCTGAATTTGAGTATCGGTGGACCTGATTATTTAGATCTCCCTTTTGTGGAAAAG GTTTGGGAGCTTACAGCAAACAATATTATCATGGTTTCAGCTATTGGGAATGATGGACCACTGTATGGTACTCTAAACAATCCAGCAGATCAAAGTGATGTTATTGGTGTTGGTGGCATTGATTACAGTGATCACATAGCTTCTTTTTCCTCTCGTGGCATGAGTACCTGGGAGATTCCTCATGG TTATGGTCGTGTAAAGCCTGACATTGTTGCGTATGGACGTGAGATAATGGGATCCAAAATTAGTACAGGTTGTAAAAGTTTATCCGGCACAAGCGTGGCGAGTCCTGTGGTTGCTGGTATAGTATGCCTTCTTGTTAGCATAATACCTGAAAACAAGCGAAAGGACATTCTAAATCCAGCTAGTGTCAAACAAGCACTGGTTGAGGGGGCTGCAAAGCTTCCTGGTCCCAACATATACGAGCAGGGTGCAGGCAGGGTTAATTT GTTGGAGTCCTTTGAAATTTTGAAGAGCTATGAACCTCGAGCAAGTATTTTTCCAGGTGTTCTTGATTTCACCGACTGCCCATACTCTTGGCCTTTTTGCCGTCAACCGCTTTATGCTGGTGCCATGCCAGTCATATTTAATGCCACTATTTTAAATGGAATGGGTGTAATTGGTTATGTCGAAAGCCCACCTACATGGCACCCCTTTGATGAGGAAGGCAACCTTCTTAGCATCCATTTTACCTATTCAGATGTCATTTGGCCCTGGACTGGTTATCTTGCACTGCACatgcaaatcaaagaagaaggagCTCAGTTTTCAGGGGTAATTGAAGGTAATGTGACTGTCAAGATCCACAGCCCACCTGCTCTAGGTGAAAAGAGTCGTCGAAGTAGTACCTGTGTCCTTCAATTGAAATTAAAAGTGGTTCCTACTCCACCAAGATCTGTGCGGATATTGTGGGATCAATTTCACAGTATCAAATATCCTCCTGGTTATATTCCAAGGGACTCCTTAGATGTTCGGAATGACATTCTTGACTGGCATGGGGATCATCTGCACACAAATTTTCACATAATGTTTGACACGCTAAGAGATGCTGGATACTATATTGAGACTCTTGGCTCTCCTCTTACATGCTTTGATGCTCGCCAGTATGGTACACTTCTTCTGGTGGATCTTGAGGATGAATACTTCCCTGAAGAGATCAAGAAACTGAGAGATGATGTCATTAATTCAGGTCTCTGTGTAGTTGTATTTGCTGACTGGTACAATGTAGAGACAATGGTAAAAATGAGGTTCTTTGATGACAATACACGTAGCTGGTGGACTCCAGTCACTGGAGGTGCCAATATTCCCGCCTTAAATGATCTTTTGGCATCCTTTGGGATTGCATTTGGGAATAAAATTCTGAATGGCGATTTTGTTCTCAACGGTGAACAGAGTCGGTATGCATCTGGGACTGATATTCTAAAGTTCCCAAGAGGTGGATACTTGCACAGCTTCCCCTTCATGGATAGCTCAGAGAGTGGGGCCACACAGAATCTCCTTTTATCTGGCATGACCAAG ACAGATACACCTATTCTTGGTCTTTTGGAGGTTGGTGGGAGTCGAATTGCAGTATACGGCGACTCTAATTGCTTGGACAGCAGCCATATGGTTACCAATTGTTATGGGCTTCTGAAGAAAATGCTAGATTTTACAAGCACGAATATAAAAGATCCTGTGCTTTTCTCAGATTCACTTAGACAGGAGAAATCATTATATGCTGATAAGAACCAGCTACCAACCCGTAGAACAGATGTGAATTTCTCTACTTATTCTAGAGTTGTTGGAAAGGAGTTGATCTGCGGGCGTGATTCTAGATTTGAAGTATGGGGAACTAAGGGTTACAATTTACAGGTCAGAGGAAGGAACCGTAGACTACCTGGCTATCCTGTTATTGACTTGGGTAGAGGTTTAAATTCTACAGTTGACACACCTGTTTCAGTATTAACTAACACAACACAGAACATGGACGACTCTCCTGGAAAGTACTGGGGCTTCTTTTACAGAGATGAT ATTGACATGCCCGTGCTTGTAGCTACTCACTGGTTAGTTCCAGCAATTGTTGCCATCACAG GTCTATTGATACTATTCTGGCGCATGCAAAAGCGTCGGAGGAGGAGGAGAGGTTCCGGTTCTGGTCGGTTTACTAATTTATAG
- the LOC104112171 gene encoding subtilisin-like protease SBT6.1 isoform X2: protein MPQTPQRSVFTFSLISLLISYTLLRLYPSISFHLLNNPQNQTLALPTPTASELYTNSGPHDYQHLWRQESCSRNYIVRFYHYKEAEDLRNYLQNYVKLKGWEWIERENPAARFPTDFGLVAIEESVKELLLENFRKLDLVKDVSLDLSYQRVVLEEKNEKIGAFIDGNKRAGKIFTAMSFSEDQNYAVANTSNMKISWKRELLMQKSQVTSLFGAESLWSRGYTGAKVKMAIFDTGIRSDHPHFRNIKERTNWTNEETLNDNLGHGTFVAGVIAGQDEECLGFAPDTEIYAFRVFTDAQVSYTSWFLDAFNYAIATNMDVLNLSIGGPDYLDLPFVEKVWELTANNIIMVSAIGNDGPLYGTLNNPADQSDVIGVGGIDYSDHIASFSSRGMSTWEIPHGYGRVKPDIVAYGREIMGSKISTGCKSLSGTSVASPVVAGIVCLLVSIIPENKRKDILNPASVKQALVEGAAKLPGPNIYEQGAGRVNLLESFEILKSYEPRASIFPGVLDFTDCPYSWPFCRQPLYAGAMPVIFNATILNGMGVIGYVESPPTWHPFDEEGNLLSIHFTYSDVIWPWTGYLALHMQIKEEGAQFSGVIEGNVTVKIHSPPALGEKSRRSSTCVLQLKLKVVPTPPRSVRILWDQFHSIKYPPGYIPRDSLDVRNDILDWHGDHLHTNFHIMFDTLRDAGYYIETLGSPLTCFDARQYGTLLLVDLEDEYFPEEIKKLRDDVINSGLCVVVFADWYNVETMVKMRFFDDNTRSWWTPVTGGANIPALNDLLASFGIAFGNKILNGDFVLNGEQSRYASGTDILKFPRGGYLHSFPFMDSSESGATQNLLLSGMTKTDTPILGLLEVGGSRIAVYGDSNCLDSSHMVTNCYGLLKKMLDFTSTNIKDPVLFSDSLRQEKSLYADKNQLPTRRTDVNFSTYSRVVGKELICGRDSRFEVWGTKGYNLQVRGRNRRLPGYPVIDLGRGLNSTVDTPVSVLTNTTQNMDDSPGKYWGFFYRDDIDMPVLVATHWLVPAIVAITGLLILFWRMQKRRRRRRGSGSGRFTNL, encoded by the exons ATGCCCCAAACTCCTCAAAGATCTGTATTCACATTCTCTCTTATCTCCCTCCTTATCTCATATACTCTCCTCCGCTTGTATCCATCTATTTCCTTTCACCTCTTGAATAACCCTCAAAACCAAACCCTTGCATTGCCTACACCAACAGCATCTGAGCTATATACTAACAGTGGCCCTCATGACTACCAACACCTCTGGAGGCAAGAATCCTGTAGCAGAAACTATATTGTCCGATTCTATCATTATAAGGAAGCTGAAGATCTTCGTAATTATCTGCAGAACTATGTGAAATTGAAGGGGTGGGAATGGATTGAGAGAGAAAATCCTGCTGCAAGGTTTCCTACAGACTTTGGATTGGTGGCAATTGAGGAGTCAGTGAAAGAACTTCTGTTAGAAAATTTCAGAAAGTTAGATCTTGTAAAGGATGTTTCTTTGGATTTGAGCTATCAAAGGGTAGTTCTTGAAGAGAAGAATGAAAAGATTGGGGCTTTTATTGATGGGAATAAGAGGGCGGGAAAGATTTTTACAGCTATGTCCTTCAGCGAAGATCAAAACTATGCAGTGGCCAACACAAGTAACATGAAGATTAGTTGGAAAAGAGAGCTATTGATGCAG AAATCTCAAGTCACATCCCTTTTTGGGGCAGAGTCACTCTGGTCGAGAGGGTACACTGGTGCCAAAGTTAAAATGGCTATTTTTGACACAGGTATACGGTCAGATCATCCTCATTTCCGCAATATTAAG GAACGCACGAATTGGACCAACGAAGAGACACTGAACGACAATCTAGGCCATGGGACATTTGTAGCTGGTGTCATTGCTGGTCAGGATGAAGAATGTCTTGGTTTTGCTCCTGACACAGAGATATATGCTTTCCGTGTTTTCACAGATGCTCAG GTATCTTACACATCATGGTTTCTTGATGCATTCAATTACGCAATTGCAACCAACATGGATGTGCTGAATTTGAGTATCGGTGGACCTGATTATTTAGATCTCCCTTTTGTGGAAAAG GTTTGGGAGCTTACAGCAAACAATATTATCATGGTTTCAGCTATTGGGAATGATGGACCACTGTATGGTACTCTAAACAATCCAGCAGATCAAAGTGATGTTATTGGTGTTGGTGGCATTGATTACAGTGATCACATAGCTTCTTTTTCCTCTCGTGGCATGAGTACCTGGGAGATTCCTCATGG TTATGGTCGTGTAAAGCCTGACATTGTTGCGTATGGACGTGAGATAATGGGATCCAAAATTAGTACAGGTTGTAAAAGTTTATCCGGCACAAGCGTGGCGAGTCCTGTGGTTGCTGGTATAGTATGCCTTCTTGTTAGCATAATACCTGAAAACAAGCGAAAGGACATTCTAAATCCAGCTAGTGTCAAACAAGCACTGGTTGAGGGGGCTGCAAAGCTTCCTGGTCCCAACATATACGAGCAGGGTGCAGGCAGGGTTAATTT GTTGGAGTCCTTTGAAATTTTGAAGAGCTATGAACCTCGAGCAAGTATTTTTCCAGGTGTTCTTGATTTCACCGACTGCCCATACTCTTGGCCTTTTTGCCGTCAACCGCTTTATGCTGGTGCCATGCCAGTCATATTTAATGCCACTATTTTAAATGGAATGGGTGTAATTGGTTATGTCGAAAGCCCACCTACATGGCACCCCTTTGATGAGGAAGGCAACCTTCTTAGCATCCATTTTACCTATTCAGATGTCATTTGGCCCTGGACTGGTTATCTTGCACTGCACatgcaaatcaaagaagaaggagCTCAGTTTTCAGGGGTAATTGAAGGTAATGTGACTGTCAAGATCCACAGCCCACCTGCTCTAGGTGAAAAGAGTCGTCGAAGTAGTACCTGTGTCCTTCAATTGAAATTAAAAGTGGTTCCTACTCCACCAAGATCTGTGCGGATATTGTGGGATCAATTTCACAGTATCAAATATCCTCCTGGTTATATTCCAAGGGACTCCTTAGATGTTCGGAATGACATTCTTGACTGGCATGGGGATCATCTGCACACAAATTTTCACATAATGTTTGACACGCTAAGAGATGCTGGATACTATATTGAGACTCTTGGCTCTCCTCTTACATGCTTTGATGCTCGCCAGTATGGTACACTTCTTCTGGTGGATCTTGAGGATGAATACTTCCCTGAAGAGATCAAGAAACTGAGAGATGATGTCATTAATTCAGGTCTCTGTGTAGTTGTATTTGCTGACTGGTACAATGTAGAGACAATGGTAAAAATGAGGTTCTTTGATGACAATACACGTAGCTGGTGGACTCCAGTCACTGGAGGTGCCAATATTCCCGCCTTAAATGATCTTTTGGCATCCTTTGGGATTGCATTTGGGAATAAAATTCTGAATGGCGATTTTGTTCTCAACGGTGAACAGAGTCGGTATGCATCTGGGACTGATATTCTAAAGTTCCCAAGAGGTGGATACTTGCACAGCTTCCCCTTCATGGATAGCTCAGAGAGTGGGGCCACACAGAATCTCCTTTTATCTGGCATGACCAAG ACAGATACACCTATTCTTGGTCTTTTGGAGGTTGGTGGGAGTCGAATTGCAGTATACGGCGACTCTAATTGCTTGGACAGCAGCCATATGGTTACCAATTGTTATGGGCTTCTGAAGAAAATGCTAGATTTTACAAGCACGAATATAAAAGATCCTGTGCTTTTCTCAGATTCACTTAGACAGGAGAAATCATTATATGCTGATAAGAACCAGCTACCAACCCGTAGAACAGATGTGAATTTCTCTACTTATTCTAGAGTTGTTGGAAAGGAGTTGATCTGCGGGCGTGATTCTAGATTTGAAGTATGGGGAACTAAGGGTTACAATTTACAGGTCAGAGGAAGGAACCGTAGACTACCTGGCTATCCTGTTATTGACTTGGGTAGAGGTTTAAATTCTACAGTTGACACACCTGTTTCAGTATTAACTAACACAACACAGAACATGGACGACTCTCCTGGAAAGTACTGGGGCTTCTTTTACAGAGATGAT ATTGACATGCCCGTGCTTGTAGCTACTCACTGGTTAGTTCCAGCAATTGTTGCCATCACAG GTCTATTGATACTATTCTGGCGCATGCAAAAGCGTCGGAGGAGGAGGAGAGGTTCCGGTTCTGGTCGGTTTACTAATTTATAG
- the LOC104112171 gene encoding subtilisin-like protease SBT6.1 isoform X4 → MTSKLTAQKQVPCSLQVSYTSWFLDAFNYAIATNMDVLNLSIGGPDYLDLPFVEKVWELTANNIIMVSAIGNDGPLYGTLNNPADQSDVIGVGGIDYSDHIASFSSRGMSTWEIPHGYGRVKPDIVAYGREIMGSKISTGCKSLSGTSVASPVVAGIVCLLVSIIPENKRKDILNPASVKQALVEGAAKLPGPNIYEQGAGRVNLLESFEILKSYEPRASIFPGVLDFTDCPYSWPFCRQPLYAGAMPVIFNATILNGMGVIGYVESPPTWHPFDEEGNLLSIHFTYSDVIWPWTGYLALHMQIKEEGAQFSGVIEGNVTVKIHSPPALGEKSRRSSTCVLQLKLKVVPTPPRSVRILWDQFHSIKYPPGYIPRDSLDVRNDILDWHGDHLHTNFHIMFDTLRDAGYYIETLGSPLTCFDARQYGTLLLVDLEDEYFPEEIKKLRDDVINSGLCVVVFADWYNVETMVKMRFFDDNTRSWWTPVTGGANIPALNDLLASFGIAFGNKILNGDFVLNGEQSRYASGTDILKFPRGGYLHSFPFMDSSESGATQNLLLSGMTKTDTPILGLLEVGGSRIAVYGDSNCLDSSHMVTNCYGLLKKMLDFTSTNIKDPVLFSDSLRQEKSLYADKNQLPTRRTDVNFSTYSRVVGKELICGRDSRFEVWGTKGYNLQVRGRNRRLPGYPVIDLGRGLNSTVDTPVSVLTNTTQNMDDSPGKYWGFFYRDDIDMPVLVATHWLVPAIVAITGLLILFWRMQKRRRRRRGSGSGRFTNL, encoded by the exons ATGACCAGCAAACTGACAGCGCAAAAACAAGTGCCATG CTCATTGCAGGTATCTTACACATCATGGTTTCTTGATGCATTCAATTACGCAATTGCAACCAACATGGATGTGCTGAATTTGAGTATCGGTGGACCTGATTATTTAGATCTCCCTTTTGTGGAAAAG GTTTGGGAGCTTACAGCAAACAATATTATCATGGTTTCAGCTATTGGGAATGATGGACCACTGTATGGTACTCTAAACAATCCAGCAGATCAAAGTGATGTTATTGGTGTTGGTGGCATTGATTACAGTGATCACATAGCTTCTTTTTCCTCTCGTGGCATGAGTACCTGGGAGATTCCTCATGG TTATGGTCGTGTAAAGCCTGACATTGTTGCGTATGGACGTGAGATAATGGGATCCAAAATTAGTACAGGTTGTAAAAGTTTATCCGGCACAAGCGTGGCGAGTCCTGTGGTTGCTGGTATAGTATGCCTTCTTGTTAGCATAATACCTGAAAACAAGCGAAAGGACATTCTAAATCCAGCTAGTGTCAAACAAGCACTGGTTGAGGGGGCTGCAAAGCTTCCTGGTCCCAACATATACGAGCAGGGTGCAGGCAGGGTTAATTT GTTGGAGTCCTTTGAAATTTTGAAGAGCTATGAACCTCGAGCAAGTATTTTTCCAGGTGTTCTTGATTTCACCGACTGCCCATACTCTTGGCCTTTTTGCCGTCAACCGCTTTATGCTGGTGCCATGCCAGTCATATTTAATGCCACTATTTTAAATGGAATGGGTGTAATTGGTTATGTCGAAAGCCCACCTACATGGCACCCCTTTGATGAGGAAGGCAACCTTCTTAGCATCCATTTTACCTATTCAGATGTCATTTGGCCCTGGACTGGTTATCTTGCACTGCACatgcaaatcaaagaagaaggagCTCAGTTTTCAGGGGTAATTGAAGGTAATGTGACTGTCAAGATCCACAGCCCACCTGCTCTAGGTGAAAAGAGTCGTCGAAGTAGTACCTGTGTCCTTCAATTGAAATTAAAAGTGGTTCCTACTCCACCAAGATCTGTGCGGATATTGTGGGATCAATTTCACAGTATCAAATATCCTCCTGGTTATATTCCAAGGGACTCCTTAGATGTTCGGAATGACATTCTTGACTGGCATGGGGATCATCTGCACACAAATTTTCACATAATGTTTGACACGCTAAGAGATGCTGGATACTATATTGAGACTCTTGGCTCTCCTCTTACATGCTTTGATGCTCGCCAGTATGGTACACTTCTTCTGGTGGATCTTGAGGATGAATACTTCCCTGAAGAGATCAAGAAACTGAGAGATGATGTCATTAATTCAGGTCTCTGTGTAGTTGTATTTGCTGACTGGTACAATGTAGAGACAATGGTAAAAATGAGGTTCTTTGATGACAATACACGTAGCTGGTGGACTCCAGTCACTGGAGGTGCCAATATTCCCGCCTTAAATGATCTTTTGGCATCCTTTGGGATTGCATTTGGGAATAAAATTCTGAATGGCGATTTTGTTCTCAACGGTGAACAGAGTCGGTATGCATCTGGGACTGATATTCTAAAGTTCCCAAGAGGTGGATACTTGCACAGCTTCCCCTTCATGGATAGCTCAGAGAGTGGGGCCACACAGAATCTCCTTTTATCTGGCATGACCAAG ACAGATACACCTATTCTTGGTCTTTTGGAGGTTGGTGGGAGTCGAATTGCAGTATACGGCGACTCTAATTGCTTGGACAGCAGCCATATGGTTACCAATTGTTATGGGCTTCTGAAGAAAATGCTAGATTTTACAAGCACGAATATAAAAGATCCTGTGCTTTTCTCAGATTCACTTAGACAGGAGAAATCATTATATGCTGATAAGAACCAGCTACCAACCCGTAGAACAGATGTGAATTTCTCTACTTATTCTAGAGTTGTTGGAAAGGAGTTGATCTGCGGGCGTGATTCTAGATTTGAAGTATGGGGAACTAAGGGTTACAATTTACAGGTCAGAGGAAGGAACCGTAGACTACCTGGCTATCCTGTTATTGACTTGGGTAGAGGTTTAAATTCTACAGTTGACACACCTGTTTCAGTATTAACTAACACAACACAGAACATGGACGACTCTCCTGGAAAGTACTGGGGCTTCTTTTACAGAGATGAT ATTGACATGCCCGTGCTTGTAGCTACTCACTGGTTAGTTCCAGCAATTGTTGCCATCACAG GTCTATTGATACTATTCTGGCGCATGCAAAAGCGTCGGAGGAGGAGGAGAGGTTCCGGTTCTGGTCGGTTTACTAATTTATAG
- the LOC104112171 gene encoding subtilisin-like protease SBT6.1 isoform X1 produces MPQTPQRSVFTFSLISLLISYTLLRLYPSISFHLLNNPQNQTLALPTPTASELYTNSGPHDYQHLWRQESCSRNYIVRFYHYKEAEDLRNYLQNYVKLKGWEWIERENPAARFPTDFGLVAIEESVKELLLENFRKLDLVKDVSLDLSYQRVVLEEKNEKIGAFIDGNKRAGKIFTAMSFSEDQNYAVANTSNMKISWKRELLMQKSQVTSLFGAESLWSRGYTGAKVKMAIFDTGIRSDHPHFRNIKERTNWTNEETLNDNLGHGTFVAGVIAGQDEECLGFAPDTEIYAFRVFTDAQGSIGEINSGSPVRECNNLKRRSYNFARCQCSLQVSYTSWFLDAFNYAIATNMDVLNLSIGGPDYLDLPFVEKVWELTANNIIMVSAIGNDGPLYGTLNNPADQSDVIGVGGIDYSDHIASFSSRGMSTWEIPHGYGRVKPDIVAYGREIMGSKISTGCKSLSGTSVASPVVAGIVCLLVSIIPENKRKDILNPASVKQALVEGAAKLPGPNIYEQGAGRVNLLESFEILKSYEPRASIFPGVLDFTDCPYSWPFCRQPLYAGAMPVIFNATILNGMGVIGYVESPPTWHPFDEEGNLLSIHFTYSDVIWPWTGYLALHMQIKEEGAQFSGVIEGNVTVKIHSPPALGEKSRRSSTCVLQLKLKVVPTPPRSVRILWDQFHSIKYPPGYIPRDSLDVRNDILDWHGDHLHTNFHIMFDTLRDAGYYIETLGSPLTCFDARQYGTLLLVDLEDEYFPEEIKKLRDDVINSGLCVVVFADWYNVETMVKMRFFDDNTRSWWTPVTGGANIPALNDLLASFGIAFGNKILNGDFVLNGEQSRYASGTDILKFPRGGYLHSFPFMDSSESGATQNLLLSGMTKTDTPILGLLEVGGSRIAVYGDSNCLDSSHMVTNCYGLLKKMLDFTSTNIKDPVLFSDSLRQEKSLYADKNQLPTRRTDVNFSTYSRVVGKELICGRDSRFEVWGTKGYNLQVRGRNRRLPGYPVIDLGRGLNSTVDTPVSVLTNTTQNMDDSPGKYWGFFYRDDIDMPVLVATHWLVPAIVAITGLLILFWRMQKRRRRRRGSGSGRFTNL; encoded by the exons ATGCCCCAAACTCCTCAAAGATCTGTATTCACATTCTCTCTTATCTCCCTCCTTATCTCATATACTCTCCTCCGCTTGTATCCATCTATTTCCTTTCACCTCTTGAATAACCCTCAAAACCAAACCCTTGCATTGCCTACACCAACAGCATCTGAGCTATATACTAACAGTGGCCCTCATGACTACCAACACCTCTGGAGGCAAGAATCCTGTAGCAGAAACTATATTGTCCGATTCTATCATTATAAGGAAGCTGAAGATCTTCGTAATTATCTGCAGAACTATGTGAAATTGAAGGGGTGGGAATGGATTGAGAGAGAAAATCCTGCTGCAAGGTTTCCTACAGACTTTGGATTGGTGGCAATTGAGGAGTCAGTGAAAGAACTTCTGTTAGAAAATTTCAGAAAGTTAGATCTTGTAAAGGATGTTTCTTTGGATTTGAGCTATCAAAGGGTAGTTCTTGAAGAGAAGAATGAAAAGATTGGGGCTTTTATTGATGGGAATAAGAGGGCGGGAAAGATTTTTACAGCTATGTCCTTCAGCGAAGATCAAAACTATGCAGTGGCCAACACAAGTAACATGAAGATTAGTTGGAAAAGAGAGCTATTGATGCAG AAATCTCAAGTCACATCCCTTTTTGGGGCAGAGTCACTCTGGTCGAGAGGGTACACTGGTGCCAAAGTTAAAATGGCTATTTTTGACACAGGTATACGGTCAGATCATCCTCATTTCCGCAATATTAAG GAACGCACGAATTGGACCAACGAAGAGACACTGAACGACAATCTAGGCCATGGGACATTTGTAGCTGGTGTCATTGCTGGTCAGGATGAAGAATGTCTTGGTTTTGCTCCTGACACAGAGATATATGCTTTCCGTGTTTTCACAGATGCTCAG GGTTCAATTGGAGAAATCAACAGTGGAAGTCCGGTACGAGAATGTAACAATCTCAAGAGGAGGTCATACAATTTTGCAAGATGCCAATG CTCATTGCAGGTATCTTACACATCATGGTTTCTTGATGCATTCAATTACGCAATTGCAACCAACATGGATGTGCTGAATTTGAGTATCGGTGGACCTGATTATTTAGATCTCCCTTTTGTGGAAAAG GTTTGGGAGCTTACAGCAAACAATATTATCATGGTTTCAGCTATTGGGAATGATGGACCACTGTATGGTACTCTAAACAATCCAGCAGATCAAAGTGATGTTATTGGTGTTGGTGGCATTGATTACAGTGATCACATAGCTTCTTTTTCCTCTCGTGGCATGAGTACCTGGGAGATTCCTCATGG TTATGGTCGTGTAAAGCCTGACATTGTTGCGTATGGACGTGAGATAATGGGATCCAAAATTAGTACAGGTTGTAAAAGTTTATCCGGCACAAGCGTGGCGAGTCCTGTGGTTGCTGGTATAGTATGCCTTCTTGTTAGCATAATACCTGAAAACAAGCGAAAGGACATTCTAAATCCAGCTAGTGTCAAACAAGCACTGGTTGAGGGGGCTGCAAAGCTTCCTGGTCCCAACATATACGAGCAGGGTGCAGGCAGGGTTAATTT GTTGGAGTCCTTTGAAATTTTGAAGAGCTATGAACCTCGAGCAAGTATTTTTCCAGGTGTTCTTGATTTCACCGACTGCCCATACTCTTGGCCTTTTTGCCGTCAACCGCTTTATGCTGGTGCCATGCCAGTCATATTTAATGCCACTATTTTAAATGGAATGGGTGTAATTGGTTATGTCGAAAGCCCACCTACATGGCACCCCTTTGATGAGGAAGGCAACCTTCTTAGCATCCATTTTACCTATTCAGATGTCATTTGGCCCTGGACTGGTTATCTTGCACTGCACatgcaaatcaaagaagaaggagCTCAGTTTTCAGGGGTAATTGAAGGTAATGTGACTGTCAAGATCCACAGCCCACCTGCTCTAGGTGAAAAGAGTCGTCGAAGTAGTACCTGTGTCCTTCAATTGAAATTAAAAGTGGTTCCTACTCCACCAAGATCTGTGCGGATATTGTGGGATCAATTTCACAGTATCAAATATCCTCCTGGTTATATTCCAAGGGACTCCTTAGATGTTCGGAATGACATTCTTGACTGGCATGGGGATCATCTGCACACAAATTTTCACATAATGTTTGACACGCTAAGAGATGCTGGATACTATATTGAGACTCTTGGCTCTCCTCTTACATGCTTTGATGCTCGCCAGTATGGTACACTTCTTCTGGTGGATCTTGAGGATGAATACTTCCCTGAAGAGATCAAGAAACTGAGAGATGATGTCATTAATTCAGGTCTCTGTGTAGTTGTATTTGCTGACTGGTACAATGTAGAGACAATGGTAAAAATGAGGTTCTTTGATGACAATACACGTAGCTGGTGGACTCCAGTCACTGGAGGTGCCAATATTCCCGCCTTAAATGATCTTTTGGCATCCTTTGGGATTGCATTTGGGAATAAAATTCTGAATGGCGATTTTGTTCTCAACGGTGAACAGAGTCGGTATGCATCTGGGACTGATATTCTAAAGTTCCCAAGAGGTGGATACTTGCACAGCTTCCCCTTCATGGATAGCTCAGAGAGTGGGGCCACACAGAATCTCCTTTTATCTGGCATGACCAAG ACAGATACACCTATTCTTGGTCTTTTGGAGGTTGGTGGGAGTCGAATTGCAGTATACGGCGACTCTAATTGCTTGGACAGCAGCCATATGGTTACCAATTGTTATGGGCTTCTGAAGAAAATGCTAGATTTTACAAGCACGAATATAAAAGATCCTGTGCTTTTCTCAGATTCACTTAGACAGGAGAAATCATTATATGCTGATAAGAACCAGCTACCAACCCGTAGAACAGATGTGAATTTCTCTACTTATTCTAGAGTTGTTGGAAAGGAGTTGATCTGCGGGCGTGATTCTAGATTTGAAGTATGGGGAACTAAGGGTTACAATTTACAGGTCAGAGGAAGGAACCGTAGACTACCTGGCTATCCTGTTATTGACTTGGGTAGAGGTTTAAATTCTACAGTTGACACACCTGTTTCAGTATTAACTAACACAACACAGAACATGGACGACTCTCCTGGAAAGTACTGGGGCTTCTTTTACAGAGATGAT ATTGACATGCCCGTGCTTGTAGCTACTCACTGGTTAGTTCCAGCAATTGTTGCCATCACAG GTCTATTGATACTATTCTGGCGCATGCAAAAGCGTCGGAGGAGGAGGAGAGGTTCCGGTTCTGGTCGGTTTACTAATTTATAG